From the genome of Aspergillus oryzae RIB40 DNA, chromosome 4:
GACATTCTCAGTCTACTGAATACCCTTTTCCCTAGGACATGCTCTCCTGTGTGCAACTCTCCAACCCCATCTTCGGGGATCTCTGGTTCTTTCAGGTCTCTCAGGTCTCTGCAATCCGTCTCGGAAAGGCAGGGAACTTCGGTAGCCGAGCCGGGCTTTTTCAAACCCATGGTTGATAATTATTCCAGGCGGCCGTCCATCAGAGGACTCTTCTCAACTGACATGGATTTCTTGTCCCTCCCACAGAATTCCTTAGCACGCAATGCCGATCGGATTCGCTTTGAACTGTCCGATTTGGGCGAACCCTATGGTCGCTCCAACCTGGAGCCCCCATCCGCCGAAGAATGGACCATATTTTCAGTTACCCAAAATGGAAGACGTCTGCTCTGGAGCCTTTTCTCCGACAATCAACCCACCTACCCCAAAAATGCATCAGACGATGACGTTCAATCCACCACCTTAGGCCTAGAAGATAACTTCGAAGCTCTTCAAACAGCTATTGTAAAACTGATTCAAGAAAATCCGGCCGATGACCATGTTGAAATTGCTTCTCAAACCCACGATGCTCTGCAAACAGGCAGCCTGTCCCTCAAGCAAAGGTTCGATCGGGCTATGGCTTATTGTCACCACACCTCTGACTTTATTGGTGCGCATTCTTGGTGGAACGCCGGCCGACAGCTTGTTCGGAGTGCTGCCAACTTTCCCACCCGGCTTGCAGATGACTCGTGGATTCTTCAACCAATGCATACCTCAAGTGTCCGCTCCCTTCAGACTTCACGTTCCGTTATCGAACGCTGTGAAAGTGACTTTGTCGCGCTCGACCGCCATATGCAGCGAGTGCAGCGAACAGTCAAGGACATGATGGCCACGGTGGCAAAGCTGCGAGACAAGATGTGGTACATGACCGATGTAAAGAACTCAAAGAGGTATGAGGAAGCCAAACATGTTGCATTGGcactgaagacgatgataTACTCCGCGCGTCTCTACAAGCAGACACCTAACGACAGTCGATCTCGTGGCACTGGAAGATCGTTCGGTGGGTCTTTACTTCAAAAGCCAGAGCTACAGGTAATGGATCTTATGAAGGCGCCAAGGAGCTATGGCAGCCCCAATAAACTCTCGGACGAACAGGTGGATTTACTTCGAAAATGGCTGTCCCATAACAATATTGAGAATTTTTGTAAAGGTGAGGAGCGTATCCACCGGTTTTGTTACGAGGTCAAATCAAGTGTCAGCCGACTGGTGGGAGAGACTATGGCGGAGGCGCCTGTGTTGTGGGCCAGTGAACTATACCATCGAGAACGAGCCAAGTACGAAGGCTCCAGCAACCGAAGTTTCCTTGGTCTTTCTTCTAGCTTACGGCCCTTCAGCATTGCCAGTGATGAGCCTAACAATTTGCTGCATTCATATTCCAATAATGTTCGTCCATCCGACTCACAGTCAAGGTTCTCACATGAGCTTCCTCCATTGGATACGAAAACATCCTTCCAGAGTTTGATCTCTGACAAGTGGAGGGTTCCTCGAGAGCCATCTATCGCCGATACTTCTTCTGTCGTGGGCTCCCCAGGAAGGACCCCATCGACCTGCACCGGAGATTCCTGCAGCACATTTTGGTCGGCACCACATCAGGCCACACAATATGCCCCGAGCGCGTCCAGCCTATACTCTCGACCCCCATCGCTCCTGAGTGAGACTGCAAGCCAGCAACCCCGACGCAATGATCGTAAAATCCTTGGAAAGGCGGCATTTTTGGATGGATTACGACAAACGCTTACAAGCCTTCTGTTAAGTGATTTGGGCTCACCGGTATGGAGCTGCGGCAGTGAGACCGATGCCTGGTTTGGTAATGCCCTAGATCAGAAGAGAATCCAAGCGCAAATGAAGAAACGGTCTCGGATACAGCGGTTCTATGCAGAGTACGACGAGCGGCTGATCCGCCAAGCCATCCGTCGTACATCGCCAAGTTcgcgaagaagcagatcaCTTGGACCTTTAGAGGGAGAAGAACCTCACACGATCGGAACATTGCCTTTCTCCACGAGCGATGCCAAGGCGAGTTTTGATGATCAATCCCCATTCTCATACAAAGCCGTGTTTCGTCGCTTGATCGAGGTCTTCTCACGCCATGGAAGCCCATTTGCCAAGCTGAAAGCGTTACGTGACCTACGCGCCTTGGTCATCGCCTCACTGAACTCAGCTAATGACGACAAAACTCAATTCCCTCTCGTCGATGAACCGTCTTGCCAAAGACGCAGTTTTGGTATTCAAGGAAGGAGAGCAGCTCGCCACAGCTTCTTAGGAACCCAGGCAAATCGGGTCTCGGCCAGATCCACCCATACTCCAATGTCTCCTACCGACGAGTTAGTCATCTATGACTCCCGCCCCTCTGACTATTCAGCCCCGACGGAAACCCAAATCGTGGAGGCCCTGCGTGGTATAATCCTCGAAGTAAAACCAAAGACTCTTTTCCGTGATTTGCAATTTATTTCATCCTTTGTCCCCGGCGAGACATTGAACAAGACCGATAGTGGAACCGCATTCTTACAGTTTGGTTTGGCTGCCCTGAGCTTGAAGGACGAGATCTGCAACAGCATGGTTGAAATTGCCGACAACATTGTCTCCCAAGAGCTCAGCCGGCGTCACCCTCCTCATGGGCATGACGTGCATGCAAGACCCGGTCATGCTATTGAGGATGCTGCCGGAATGTGGATCATTACTGCGAAAGAGGGGAACCCAGTCGCCCAGCGGGAGTTGGCAATTCTCTATCTCACTCACCCGGAGCTTCTCCCCCGTGTTACCCTTCCCCTCACTTTTCTGCGGGATACTTTCAAAGAAGAGACGTTACTCCGACGGGATAAGGACCCCAAGTCTGACCCGCAGAGCATGTGTTTGGCACTGCACTGGATGCAGCTGTCGGCCAACGGAGGAGACGAGCTTGCGCGGAACAGACTTCGCGAGCTTGAAGAATTTGATTCTATCGCATAACATTCATTACAACTATGCATGTGATTTTTCAAGGAGCTTAGGCTCTTcgacttctctttctgttaTGACACGATACCATTCATGACTTGCCATTacctggttttcttttttctcgATGTTTTCTACCCAACCTTCTTCTACCCTTTACGCCTGACTAATCCTTTTGCATTTATTTACAATATCTTGCCAACATGGAGACTTTCCTGCCCTGTAGTTGTACTCTGTTACATCAGCGTCTCATATATCTTGCATGAGAGCAGGAATGGCACATTTGaattccttccctctcttaTTATCTGCGTTCGTCTTTTCTTAGTCTTATCTTATTATAAGATTCCCCTATACATgttattgattgattcttctttatctttatcttccATTTTAAGCAGGGTGGCAttctgctttctcttcgcttTCCCCCATTTTCTGGGTTCAGAATCTTTGGAGTTCTACATCTTGGACTGGACTGTAGAGATTATAGGAGTGGTGGCCCTCTGCTCATCATATACAATTTCTTATTACCCTCTCCTTGCTTTTTATAGGGGCTGAAGTATGTCGTGATAAAGGTCTATAAAATTGAGGTTTCCGAGCAGCCGTAATTGGCATTTGATATGAGCAAGTAATCAAACGAAAAACATCCGTGATGGAATTCGTTGACTACGATggcgttttcttttcttttctttatttttgttcttctccgcTAAGTATAAGTATTAGGGTTATGGTGGTGTTCAAATTTATGGGTTGATTTAGTAGGTAAGCCCTTCGACGTCATCGGTAGCAGGCCCCACGTGCCAGTTCATGAAACTGTTGTTTCCGCTTGTCACTCGCACTTTCACCATCCTTCCATTTCTAGACGTGGTGAGCAGGACTACTTCTGACAACCTGCCATTAATCACCCGACCCTTTCTCGTGTCCGAGGGCTTGGAAGATTCTTCAGCTGAGAAAAAACCCCTTTTCCACAGCAAACTTTGGTCAGCCTTAGGAGGCTCAAGTACCCCTCCAATCCCGCATCATTCTGACGACCACTCAGCCTCAGTTTCATGATCTTTGCGATCTCAGCTGACTAGGTTTTCCTTGACCAAAGAGCATCgctgctcctccttccttttaTTGCGCCTTGTTCTCCGCAATCCATTTTCGTTTTCTCTGCCttgttcttcccttttcGTCCGATTTCTGGCCAACAGTTATTATACGATGGTGCACAACATGGACGAAACACACAAGAGACCGAAGGGTATCCTGAAGAACCCTAGCTCTCAGAGCATTCAAACAACACACGAAACTTTGGCCCCACGCGCTCCCTCTACAGAACCCATGGATACGAAGGAGCTCACCCTGCAAAATACCCTACAAAACGCCGGCCGTCGccgctcctcctccaccacccatcCTGGGACCGCTTCTCGGCGCCAATCGGTGGCTAGTGTTCAACACGATGAGAACTCGCCACGGTTGAAATGGGATGAGGCAAATCTTTACCTGACCGAACAGGAAAAAACAGCTAAGATGAAGATCGATGAACCCAAAACACCGTATGCGCCGCGCTATGATCCAAGccaggacgaagaagaaatggaacttgcagaagctgaagacAGCTTGATCGATGCGCAAGGGGTGGTTGTGGACGAACTTGACAAGACAACCAAAGATCCTCGGAAAGCAGttgctgaagatgagattCCTGATCTCGAGCTAGGAGAGCCGGAGGAGTCGATCCCTGATGGTGTTGGGGCCCAAGGCAGCGATCGCATCACACGCGCGCGGAGTCTGAGCAATGAGTCGCACCGGAGCGACAAGCATGTAGTTATGGGGGCCAACGAGCCCAATGGCGAGGCCAGCGCCGATGCGGATCACTTGTTGAGTCCCGAAGAGGCCCAGGAGAAGCATCGCCAATTTGagcagcaaaggaaaaagcatTACGAGATGCGGAATatcaaagaacttcttgcGTATGTGACCCTTCTTACGGGATTTTCTCGTAGGTGTGCTAATGTTCCCCTTTAGCCATTCGGTAGATCTAGAAGAaatggacgaggatgaggacgagggTGCGAGCAAGAACACTACCCATGCTATTCCGCCGCCGATGCCCCAGATTTCCCAGAAGTTCTTGAGGGAAGGGAAGTAGTGGCTGCGTTTTCCTGCTGACATTCTTTTCGATCATTGCTAAGCTGTGcctattattattatctttttttttttttttttttttttttatgtttttttatctttaccTCATACCTATGCTACTTTTGTATATTTGTATATTCCCCAGCGATCTCCATGTTCTATGTTACCAATTGTGAGGACCACTATGGGTATTTCCGTCCCTTATTCCTATTGCTACGGAGACCAGTCATGTTCCAAATGACTTGGTCCCGTTgagagatgatgataaatCATTTGGTGCGGGAACCaatcggaggatgagggcacCGTTGATCTGATAAGTGGATGTATGACTAGCTTTCGTTAAGGgagaggggggggaagaggaatgaatTATTGACCTACTGTACAGAGGTAGCCATGGAAACTGGATGTGACTTGGGAGAGAGAACCTTACCAAGGGTTGTTCATGCGTGTCTGAGTGGTACAGTCACAATCAGGGGGTGATCAAGAGGCAGCAGCCAACACCCGTAGGGGCTCCACAATAGCCCTAGTTAGTCATTGCATGTACTGTGGTTGACTGTATAGTTATTAGTTACCCTTGGtggatgtatatgtatatggatatatgtatatggatatatatatatatatatatatatacagggtCAACAACGGTGACACACGGgaaacaaatcaaacaataaagaaagtcaaaaaatTTACAATCTCGCTGTTCTTGAGAAACATGATTTATTCATGCTGGGCAGCTCCGAGAACGGGCCAGTAGCTAAATGAAAGGAAATGGCACTAACGATTCAGTTGCTCCTGAAACATGCTTCGTGTAGGCCGAGACGGTCGTTAGGCCACCATGAGAGAAAAGGTagtacgtacggagtacctgAAGgtgaatttctttttcttctctcgaTCGATGATGAATTATACTTTGTATCCTGGAGGAAATGTGATTGATCGCAACCagagaaatcaaataatTCGGATCGGGGATGGTCAACTCAACAAATCAGGTCGAGTGAGAGTTGTCTGTATGTGTCATGTTGGTCAAGAAtgtatctctctctctctctctctctttttttttttttttttttttttttttttttttttttttttttttttcgtcttttcAAACCCCCCCCCTTAAAAAGCAATCTGTGAGTAATCCAAACGGTTTCTCGACTCTACTAAAAACTCGGGATATTTATAGTAGCTCCCGCGCGTTAGATTAAGGCTCATTTGCTAGATTAAAAAGCAAATCAAATCAGAACCAATTCAGACCAAATTTAATCTTACTGACCTTGACTGTCTTTCCCTCCTGTCAATTTCCTGCCCCTCGTGACTTGAGGGCATGTGATCTGTGTGGCCTGCTTTTTCGTCTGTTGTTTTtcgactttctttttcccttttccttctgtctctctctctccaccGTTCATCGAGTATTTACCATTGCACTGTTATTCCTTTCCTGCACAGTTTCGCTGTCCTATAGAGCAGCGCCCGTCGAGTTCCTAACCCATCCATTCCACCTCCTTTTCTATCCCTCGACCCCAAACATCAAGATGGCTGATCAGCAGGAGAAGActgcttcttcggctgtCCCCGAAACCCAGCCTCCTAGCCAGACTGCCGAGACCACAACCCAAACAACCGCAACCCCAGCTCCAGAGGTCCAAACAGAACAGACGCAACCCACGGAGTCTGGTCCGAGCGCCGCCAACACTACAACTGAGCAACCCACCAACCCACCTGCCGCAGAAGCTTCGAAGGAAAACGCAGCTCCGGCTCCGGCCCCGGCAGCGGAAGATGCGCCATCGGAACCTGCGCCCGCACAGGAGCagcagaaagaggagaaaccTGCAGACAATAAGCCTGAGTATCTGGCCAAGAACCCTGCTTTGAGTCAGCTGTTCGATCGTCTGCCTACTGTGCTCTCCAACAGTGGTCATGATGAAATGTGGGGTGTCCCCCTCAGGGATTCCAGCGATGTTCCGACGGTCAACGTTCTGATCAAATTTCTTCGTGCTAACGAGGGAAATGTAAAGCTGGCCGAGGACCAGCTGACCAAGGCGTTGCAGTGGCGCAAGCAGACACGTCCCACCGCGTTGGTTGAGGGTCGATACAGCGCCAAGAAGTTTGGCGGATTGGGATACTTGAGCACGTACAAGGACGCCGACGGCAAGGAAACCGTTATCACCTGGAATATTTATGGAGGTGTCAAGGATCTTGGTACTACGTTTGGAAATGTGGATGAGTAAGTCAACGTCTCCCAGTGAAACCGGGTATATCATATCTGACAGCGTGTAGGTTCATCAACTGGCGTGTTGCACTCATGGAACTTGCCGTCAAAGACTTAAAGATGGACCAAGCTACGTCGGTTATCGACTACGAAGGCGAGGATCCTTATCAGATGATCCAGGTTCATGACTATCTGAACGTCAGCTTCCTACGCATGAACCCCAGCGTCAAGGCCGCTACTAAGAAGACCATTGACGTGTTCGCCACCGCCTATCCAGAGCTGCTTCGGGAAAAGTTCTTCGTCAATGTCCCCTCTATCATGGGTTGGATGTTCGCGGCGATCAAGGTCTTCCTGAGCAAGAACACCACCCGCAAGTTCCACCCTATCTCCAACGGCGCCAATCTGGCAAGGGAGTTCCCACCTGCCGTCAAGGAACAGTTCCCCAAGGTCTACGGTGGAAGCGCTCCTGATCTTCATGAGGGCGCTCGTACGGTCGCCCTTGAGGAGGACAACGAGCCAGCTCCCGCCCCCGCTGCCCCCGCGGAACCTACCGAGGAGGCCAAACCGGAGCAAGAAGCACCCAAGCAGGAACCGGCCCCGGAGGCCCCAAAGGAGGAAGCAATCAAGGAAGCCCTGGTGGAGGCTCCGAAGGAGGAACCCAAGCAGCCAGCTGTCGAAGAGCCGGCCAAGACTGACACGGCCGTTACGACTCAGGAGACAGTGGCTCCCGCTGAAGCCAAATAGATGCAACGACTTTGTCCTTTGATGCTCTGGCCGAGCCAGCTGGTTTTGATGGTAATGGTAGGGTTCCAAAttggcggagaagaatgcGTAGAATGGTTTGCGATGCTTGATTTGTGTCTGAAATTTTGATACCTCGGAAAGTTTGTGTTTATGTTCACAAGAGCCTGTTTATTCTGAACCACTTAATTAGAATAgtaatttttaataatagCCCAGGAGCAACGCATGTCATTGTTTTTGTTATGAAGTATACCACCAGTACctggtacggagtaaagaGAAGGCGGTGGGGGGAATATTGTAACACCGAGACCCATAATTCCgcttgctttctttcatacCTCCGAAGCTCATTTATCTAAGGTGCCAGGGACCACAAGCTGATCACCGCTCCGTGCTGTACACAGCAGTCGTACTTCTGGTAATTGCAACCAGAATGcccctcaccctcctcgaatcctctcttttttttgcGATAATCTGATTACTCTCTATCCCATTGATTAGAGTCAGACATCGTCACTCACGCGACTACCATCAACCCGTCAAACCAGCAACTCCAAACACCTCAACATGTCCGTGTGGAATCCCGATAATATCCGCGACGTGGCCGAGTCCGTCGGCATCGTCAACCTCAACAACGATGTAACCGAGAACCTCGCCCGCGACGTTGAATATCGTATCGCTCAGGTGCTTGAAGAAGCCCTCAAGTTCATGCGCCACAGCCGGCGCACTCTCCTCACTACACAGGACATAGCGCAGGCTCTGCGCGTGCTTGATGTGGAGCCGCTATATGGATATGAGTCTACAAGGCCGCTGCGGTTCGGGGAGGCGTCGTTGGGACCAGGGCAACCGTTATTCtatgtggaggatgaggaggtggattTTGAGAAGCTGATTAATGCACCGTTGCCGAAGGTGCCCAGAGAGATCTCTTTCACTGGTATTGGAATTTTTCGCTAAGATGTGTTGATGTTTCACTGACTTCTCATTAGCACACTGGTTGGCCGTTGAGGGTGTACAGCCATCGATCCCTCAGAATCCTACCTCAGCGGACTCGAGAAACCTTGAATTGATGTCCAAGGGTCCCAATGCAAACTCTACACTGGCGGCAATGAGTGGCAGTGGGAATGTTGCCGTGAAGCCCTTGGTCAAGCATGTGCTATCCAAGGAACTACAATTATACTTCGAAAAGGTCTGCAACGCCTTCTTGGATGAGTCTAGTGAGGAGTACAGAACGTCGGCCTATTCGAGCTTGAGGGAAGACCCAGGACTTCACCAACTAGTGCCGTATTTTGTACAATTTATCTCCGAAAAAGTCACGCATGGCCTGAAAGACATCTTCGTCCTGACCCAAGTGATGCGCATGGCGGAGGCTCTGGTGCAGAATAAATCACTCTACGTAGATCCTTATGTGAGTTTGCCTCCGATTTTCCCGTGTGGACGGGCTTTCTAACGCGTGGACGC
Proteins encoded in this window:
- a CDS encoding uncharacterized protein (predicted protein), translating into MPSIRPVSTCDSTSRSPAATASMSPIRFSPEFTGRIRGESGDSDLASSRFITTPVYSDDGCPSEMPPRTISSVPMEDGPKVSFENLAKCYRQNQQKQTRRKNLEQRLHATKVSMGVSARLVRVGATVQRGLVDRLRHDDKANFISLYQTLIDLQESCDSAFRRHFHQQDPLEDWPSSPEPTVDHAPDFFVQLSPQSRTDLIEILQLVRTDPQFLFERLCSLTPAQLGALVSSSAPSWDAGDLTSPSTPRSRNYPSFSKRSISTSIPVKDHVLAFERADAISTMLFNAFAAPLDSDAPEAKLRLDVWSSVCAKLIADGSSRFHPLLSHILAAWSMGSDWKAKPKFELYLMDILQTGAFLLEHVDTPPGLNFDAELPDPLKTDVAEEFFASAVDDLFRLLDDPDGGLPAGVMELSSAILQKLDRQDCRDRFLEFLLTHWYFPKFLYGALTFPEAHGLLLDFHIRKDAREKLLGQVGLQAYYQVYAVLRSMNHFSMARPTVRQHVENMLSRFQNVASERQAHIPRSSYISSTGGRESPAVFLMLSATDILSLLNTLFPRTCSPVCNSPTPSSGISGSFRSLRSLQSVSERQGTSVAEPGFFKPMVDNYSRRPSIRGLFSTDMDFLSLPQNSLARNADRIRFELSDLGEPYGRSNLEPPSAEEWTIFSVTQNGRRLLWSLFSDNQPTYPKNASDDDVQSTTLGLEDNFEALQTAIVKLIQENPADDHVEIASQTHDALQTGSLSLKQRFDRAMAYCHHTSDFIGAHSWWNAGRQLVRSAANFPTRLADDSWILQPMHTSSVRSLQTSRSVIERCESDFVALDRHMQRVQRTVKDMMATVAKLRDKMWYMTDVKNSKRYEEAKHVALALKTMIYSARLYKQTPNDSRSRGTGRSFGGSLLQKPELQVMDLMKAPRSYGSPNKLSDEQVDLLRKWLSHNNIENFCKGEERIHRFCYEVKSSVSRLVGETMAEAPVLWASELYHRERAKYEGSSNRSFLGLSSSLRPFSIASDEPNNLLHSYSNNVRPSDSQSRFSHELPPLDTKTSFQSLISDKWRVPREPSIADTSSVVGSPGRTPSTCTGDSCSTFWSAPHQATQYAPSASSLYSRPPSLLSETASQQPRRNDRKILGKAAFLDGLRQTLTSLLLSDLGSPVWSCGSETDAWFGNALDQKRIQAQMKKRSRIQRFYAEYDERLIRQAIRRTSPSSRRSRSLGPLEGEEPHTIGTLPFSTSDAKASFDDQSPFSYKAVFRRLIEVFSRHGSPFAKLKALRDLRALVIASLNSANDDKTQFPLVDEPSCQRRSFGIQGRRAARHSFLGTQANRVSARSTHTPMSPTDELVIYDSRPSDYSAPTETQIVEALRGIILEVKPKTLFRDLQFISSFVPGETLNKTDSGTAFLQFGLAALSLKDEICNSMVEIADNIVSQELSRRHPPHGHDVHARPGHAIEDAAGMWIITAKEGNPVAQRELAILYLTHPELLPRVTLPLTFLRDTFKEETLLRRDKDPKSDPQSMCLALHWMQLSANGGDELARNRLRELEEFDSIA
- a CDS encoding PP1-complex regulatory subunit GLC8 (predicted protein); translation: MVHNMDETHKRPKGILKNPSSQSIQTTHETLAPRAPSTEPMDTKELTLQNTLQNAGRRRSSSTTHPGTASRRQSVASVQHDENSPRLKWDEANLYLTEQEKTAKMKIDEPKTPYAPRYDPSQDEEEMELAEAEDSLIDAQGVVVDELDKTTKDPRKAVAEDEIPDLELGEPEESIPDGVGAQGSDRITRARSLSNESHRSDKHVVMGANEPNGEASADADHLLSPEEAQEKHRQFEQQRKKHYEMRNIKELLAHSVDLEEMDEDEDEGASKNTTHAIPPPMPQISQKFLREGK
- the sfh5 gene encoding CRAL/TRIO domain protein (phosphatidylinositol transfer protein SEC14 and related proteins), coding for MADQQEKTASSAVPETQPPSQTAETTTQTTATPAPEVQTEQTQPTESGPSAANTTTEQPTNPPAAEASKENAAPAPAPAAEDAPSEPAPAQEQQKEEKPADNKPEYLAKNPALSQLFDRLPTVLSNSGHDEMWGVPLRDSSDVPTVNVLIKFLRANEGNVKLAEDQLTKALQWRKQTRPTALVEGRYSAKKFGGLGYLSTYKDADGKETVITWNIYGGVKDLGTTFGNVDEFINWRVALMELAVKDLKMDQATSVIDYEGEDPYQMIQVHDYLNVSFLRMNPSVKAATKKTIDVFATAYPELLREKFFVNVPSIMGWMFAAIKVFLSKNTTRKFHPISNGANLAREFPPAVKEQFPKVYGGSAPDLHEGARTVALEEDNEPAPAPAAPAEPTEEAKPEQEAPKQEPAPEAPKEEAIKEALVEAPKEEPKQPAVEEPAKTDTAVTTQETVAPAEAK
- a CDS encoding TATA-binding protein-associated factor TAF6 (transcription initiation factor TFIID, subunit TAF6 (also component of histone acetyltransferase SAGA)), producing the protein MSVWNPDNIRDVAESVGIVNLNNDVTENLARDVEYRIAQVLEEALKFMRHSRRTLLTTQDIAQALRVLDVEPLYGYESTRPLRFGEASLGPGQPLFYVEDEEVDFEKLINAPLPKVPREISFTAHWLAVEGVQPSIPQNPTSADSRNLELMSKGPNANSTLAAMSGSGNVAVKPLVKHVLSKELQLYFEKVCNAFLDESSEEYRTSAYSSLREDPGLHQLVPYFVQFISEKVTHGLKDIFVLTQVMRMAEALVQNKSLYVDPYVASLVPPILTSLIGRQLGGNADLSEQFALRELAASLLGLIAKKYSHSSHTLKPRLARSCLKTFLDPSKPFGAHYGAIIGLQAVGGAEAVRVLILPNLPTYGALLKDGMAEENPRRPEAEKVLTVLFGVLGTLREGRTALANGHNGVVTEDLRGRLNGKVGEFLAAKISEAGEVDMVHAILEV